The Papilio machaon chromosome 28, ilPapMach1.1, whole genome shotgun sequence genome includes a window with the following:
- the LOC106720886 gene encoding uncharacterized protein LOC106720886 has translation MALSTHIKDQPWYLQITKEINDFRDVLDDKINKQREQIKACKKKNELDNKFALEMKLNSELTQQLAELNRRGTELDRVCGNFESLTIAEGDKNRLDNDKETFQVAKELTGIRFDFSAPPNVAKGYIKNESLRLLQPFEIENGDSEALWALIQSTATQDWPTADKENLVPNK, from the exons ATGGCTCTATCAACACATATAAAGGACCAGCCGTGgtatttacaaataactaaagaaataaatgatttcCGTGATGTACTTGAcg ataaaattaataagcaaCGAGAACAAATAAAGGCatgcaaaaagaaaaatgagcTAGATAACAAATTTGCActagaaatgaaattaaat TCTGAGCTAACACAACAGCTAGCCGAGTTGAACCGTCGCGGTACTGAGCTGGATAGAGTCTGTGGGAACTTTGAATCTCTCACTATTGCAGAAGGAGATAAGAACAGGCTGGATAATGACAA AGAGACATTCCAAGTGGCTAAGGAACTAACGGGGATAAGATTTGATTTCTCAGCGCCACCAAATGTTGCTAAAGGCT atataaagaACGAATCACTACGACTTCTTCAACCGtttgaaatagaaaatggAGATAGTGAGGCTCTGTGGGCGTTGATACAATCAACAGCGACTCAAGACTGGCCTACAGCGGATAAAGAGAACTTAGTacctaataaataa